GGTGTCTCGCCGCACAGCTGCTTGAACAGCTTGGCGAAGGTGGCGCGGTCGGCGTAGCCGACCTGCGCGGCGACCTGCTCCAGCGAGTGCGCGGGGTTGCGCAGGGCATGCTGCGCGGCGCCGATGCGCAGGCGCTGCAGGTAGTCGTTGGGCGTCAGCCCGGTGGCCGCCTTGAAGCGCCGCAGCAGGGTGCGGGTGGAGCAGTTGGCGCGTGCGGCGAGGCTCGCCAGGTCGATGGGCTCGGCGTGGTGCAGGGCCATCCAGCGCAAGAGCGGGGCGAACTGGGCATCGTCCTGGCCATTATCCGGCAGCAGCGGGGTGAAGCGCAGCTGACTGCCGCGCTGGCGCTCCACCACCAGGGCATTGGCCACCTGTTGCGCCAGCCAGTCGCCGGCGTGCAGGGCGATCAGCTGCAGGCACAGGTCGATCCCGGCCTGGGCACCGCCGGAACAGAAGCGGTTGCCGTCCGCGGTGAACAGCGCGTCGATCTGCAAACGTACCCGCGGGTAGCGCTGGCGGAACTGCTGCGCCAGGGCCCAGTGGGTGGTGGCGCGGCGCCCGTCCAGCTGTCCGGCGGCGGCCAGCAGGCAGGCGCTGCTGCACAGGCTGGCCAGCTGCTGTTCCGGCGGCCGCGCGGCCAGCCAGGCGAGCAGGGCGGCGTTGCCCTCGAGGGTGCGCTGCAGCGCGCTGCCGGTGGCGGGGATCAGCAGCAGTGCGGCGCCCTCGGCCAGCTCCAGGCCGCCGTCCACCCGCACTTCGGCAAGGCCCAGGTCCACCGGCCGGCCGTCGGCACTGACCCGCAGCAGTTCGAACAGCGTCGCGCCAGCCAGCTGGTTGGCCAGGCGAAAGGTATCCAGGGCCTGGCTCAGGCTGGACAGCACGGTCAGCGGGCAGACGTACAGGGCGATGCGAATCATGTGGCGATTATTGCCACAAAGTTGTCTTTATCGCCAATCGCTGTCGCTCACCCGCGCGGCCATACTCTGCCCATTCCCACCCGGAGCAGCGCCCCATGGCCCATCCCAATGCCGAACTGATCGACCGTTTCTACCAGGCCTTCCAGAAGCTCGACGCCGAGGCCATGGCCGCCTGCTACGCCGCCGACGTGCGCTTCTCCGACCCGGCCTTCCGCGACTTGCGCGGCCGCGACGCCGGCGACATGTGGCGCATGCTCTGCGCGCGTGCCAAGGACTTTTCGCTGAGCTACGAGGTGCTCGAGGCCGACGACCAGCAGGGCCGCGCGCGCTGGGTGGCGAACTACCTGTTCAGCGCCACCGGGCGCCAAGTGGAGAACCACATCGAGGCGAGCTTCCGCTTCGAGGGCGGCAAGATCGTTGAGCACCGCGATCACTTCGACCTGTGGCGCTGGATGCGCCAGGCGCTGGGCGCCAAGGGCCTGCTGCTGGGCTGGCTGGCGCCGGTGCAGGCGGCGGTCGGCAAGCAGGCCATGGCCGGGCTGCGCGCCTGGCAGGCCGGGCGCTGACTGGGTAAGCTCGGCAGCCATCCATTGTGCCGCCGAGCCATGACCGATACTCCGCCCGCCAAACCCTGGTTCGTCTACCTG
This DNA window, taken from Pseudomonas alcaligenes, encodes the following:
- a CDS encoding GlxA family transcriptional regulator, translated to MIRIALYVCPLTVLSSLSQALDTFRLANQLAGATLFELLRVSADGRPVDLGLAEVRVDGGLELAEGAALLLIPATGSALQRTLEGNAALLAWLAARPPEQQLASLCSSACLLAAAGQLDGRRATTHWALAQQFRQRYPRVRLQIDALFTADGNRFCSGGAQAGIDLCLQLIALHAGDWLAQQVANALVVERQRGSQLRFTPLLPDNGQDDAQFAPLLRWMALHHAEPIDLASLAARANCSTRTLLRRFKAATGLTPNDYLQRLRIGAAQHALRNPAHSLEQVAAQVGYADRATFAKLFKQLCGETPGAFRKRLRQA
- a CDS encoding nuclear transport factor 2 family protein, encoding MAHPNAELIDRFYQAFQKLDAEAMAACYAADVRFSDPAFRDLRGRDAGDMWRMLCARAKDFSLSYEVLEADDQQGRARWVANYLFSATGRQVENHIEASFRFEGGKIVEHRDHFDLWRWMRQALGAKGLLLGWLAPVQAAVGKQAMAGLRAWQAGR